In Laspinema palackyanum D2c, a single window of DNA contains:
- a CDS encoding GerMN domain-containing protein yields MQNGQTRRIPLGVIATLCAVVVAAGGGTAWWAVNSQKDLTLNGMNPVPTQPRDPGVNIPVTQDPNLTPPTALNPIEQSVQIYVVQDNGTQFELASVPVSVQATEEPEAVLKAAFDRLVTQPPNGAGFSAIPPGTQVLNVEVKENGIYVNLSPEFTSGGGSSSMTARLGQVVYTATTLDPNASVWISVDGEPLEVLGGEGLDIPLPITRTIFESEFPL; encoded by the coding sequence ATGCAAAATGGACAAACTCGCCGCATTCCCCTGGGTGTTATTGCCACCCTCTGTGCTGTCGTTGTCGCCGCAGGAGGTGGAACCGCTTGGTGGGCCGTGAATTCTCAAAAGGATCTCACTCTCAATGGCATGAATCCCGTTCCCACCCAACCCAGGGACCCCGGGGTAAATATCCCAGTCACCCAGGATCCGAATTTAACTCCTCCCACAGCGCTCAATCCCATCGAGCAATCGGTGCAAATTTATGTGGTCCAAGATAACGGGACCCAATTTGAATTGGCCTCTGTCCCGGTCTCCGTGCAGGCAACGGAAGAACCCGAGGCGGTGTTAAAAGCTGCCTTTGATCGCTTGGTCACTCAACCGCCCAATGGCGCTGGCTTTAGCGCAATTCCCCCGGGTACCCAAGTGCTGAATGTAGAGGTCAAGGAGAATGGCATCTATGTTAACCTCTCCCCTGAATTTACCTCCGGGGGTGGCAGTAGCTCGATGACGGCTAGATTAGGGCAGGTAGTTTATACGGCGACCACCTTGGATCCGAATGCCTCGGTCTGGATTTCCGTAGACGGGGAACCGTTGGAAGTCTTGGGGGGTGAAGGGTTAGATATTCCTCTGCCGATTACCCGCACTATTTTTGAGTCCGAGTTTCCGCTGTAA
- a CDS encoding peptidylprolyl isomerase → MLASSQKITNLWQRGLKAALMVVLMTSLSLGLSSAWWDGGDSSTPNRTSVLPQGNAITDGKALLRYALPIENSAIREAQSSLEDISQQLRGKRWSPITSDITKAAGIFTNREADILKDIPESQQANASAILAQIKEEIGTLRSSVEVQDKPATQDGRDRLLDLVGQLEEMMVAEFPYQVPAEYSHLPQLLGRATVAVETNKGNLTVVLDGYSAPVTSGNFVDLVQRGFYDGLEFIRSEDFYVLQTGDPVGPNQGFIDPDTGEYRNIPLEIFVRGDKQPTYGITLEEAGRFREQPVLPFSAFGTVAMARPEDDPDGGSSQFFFFLFEPELTPAGLNLLDGRYSVFGYVVEGKEILEKLKQGDQILSMKVVQGMENFVPAQAS, encoded by the coding sequence ATGCTGGCTTCAAGTCAAAAAATTACAAATTTATGGCAACGCGGCCTCAAAGCCGCTTTAATGGTCGTGCTAATGACCAGTCTCTCCCTGGGATTAAGCTCCGCTTGGTGGGATGGCGGCGACAGTTCCACCCCCAACCGCACCAGCGTACTCCCCCAAGGAAATGCCATCACCGATGGTAAAGCCCTCTTACGATATGCCTTACCCATTGAAAATTCAGCAATTCGCGAGGCCCAAAGTAGTTTAGAAGATATCTCCCAGCAACTGCGGGGCAAACGCTGGAGTCCCATAACCAGTGATATCACCAAAGCTGCCGGAATTTTTACCAATCGCGAGGCGGATATCTTGAAGGATATTCCCGAATCGCAACAAGCGAATGCGAGTGCTATCCTCGCCCAAATTAAAGAGGAAATTGGCACCTTGCGATCATCCGTCGAGGTTCAGGATAAACCCGCTACCCAGGATGGGCGCGATCGCCTCCTGGATTTAGTCGGCCAACTCGAAGAAATGATGGTCGCCGAATTCCCTTATCAAGTCCCCGCAGAATACAGCCATCTGCCTCAACTTCTGGGCCGCGCCACCGTCGCTGTCGAAACCAACAAAGGCAATCTCACCGTGGTCCTAGACGGATATAGCGCCCCGGTGACCTCCGGCAACTTTGTAGACCTCGTTCAGCGCGGATTTTACGATGGCCTAGAATTTATTCGTTCAGAAGATTTCTATGTCCTCCAAACCGGGGATCCGGTAGGACCCAACCAAGGCTTTATTGACCCCGATACGGGAGAATATCGTAATATTCCCCTGGAAATCTTCGTCCGTGGGGATAAACAGCCCACCTATGGAATTACCTTGGAAGAGGCGGGACGATTCCGAGAACAGCCAGTCCTCCCCTTCTCCGCTTTTGGGACCGTCGCAATGGCCCGCCCGGAAGATGACCCCGATGGCGGTTCTTCCCAGTTTTTCTTCTTCCTATTTGAACCGGAGTTAACCCCTGCGGGTCTCAATTTGCTGGATGGTCGGTATTCGGTCTTTGGCTATGTGGTCGAAGGGAAGGAAATTTTAGAAAAGCTCAAACAGGGGGATCAGATTCTTTCGATGAAAGTGGTCCAAGGGATGGAAAATTTCGTTCCCGCCCAAGCAAGTTAA
- the thiL gene encoding thiamine-phosphate kinase: MKKEPENSLSVRELGEQGLLKRLHRFCPPEWVGDDAAAIAMTAEPNRSLVVTTDMLVDGVHFSDRTTSAEDVGWRAAAANLSDLAAMGATPLAITVSLGLLGDTPVSWVEGVYTGMVSCLDAYQTAIAGGDVCQSPVNVISITAFGWVPTDRTIRRQNGKPGDAIVVTGVHGASRAGLELLLHPETGQDWLEEEIRELITAHQRPNPRLDVLPILWEVMGEGGEIAGMDSSDGLADAIVQITRASGVGATLERGLIPVPAPLKQRVGEERAVEWALYGGEDFELVLCLPPLVAREFVERVGNGAVIVGSLTKSTRVCLTDSTGAYADEVITQSLSFQHF, from the coding sequence GTGAAGAAGGAGCCAGAGAATTCCCTTTCGGTTCGAGAGTTGGGGGAACAGGGACTGTTAAAACGATTGCATCGATTTTGTCCACCGGAGTGGGTGGGGGATGATGCAGCAGCGATCGCCATGACAGCGGAACCGAATCGGTCGTTGGTGGTGACGACGGATATGTTGGTGGATGGGGTGCATTTTAGCGATCGCACCACCTCGGCGGAAGATGTGGGATGGAGGGCGGCAGCGGCAAATTTATCGGATTTAGCCGCAATGGGTGCTACTCCGTTAGCCATCACCGTCAGTTTAGGATTGCTGGGGGATACTCCTGTGTCTTGGGTGGAGGGGGTTTATACCGGGATGGTGAGTTGTCTGGATGCTTATCAGACTGCGATCGCCGGTGGAGATGTTTGTCAGTCTCCGGTGAATGTCATTTCGATTACCGCTTTCGGTTGGGTACCCACGGACCGGACGATTCGACGGCAGAATGGGAAACCCGGGGATGCGATCGTCGTTACCGGGGTGCATGGAGCCTCCCGTGCGGGATTAGAATTATTGCTGCATCCGGAAACGGGACAAGATTGGTTAGAAGAAGAGATTCGCGAATTAATTACCGCCCATCAGCGTCCGAATCCGCGCCTGGATGTGTTACCGATCCTGTGGGAGGTGATGGGGGAGGGGGGAGAAATAGCGGGAATGGATAGTTCCGATGGGTTAGCCGATGCGATCGTCCAGATTACCCGAGCCAGTGGGGTCGGCGCGACCCTAGAGCGGGGTTTGATTCCCGTGCCAGCCCCTTTAAAGCAGAGAGTGGGGGAAGAACGGGCAGTGGAGTGGGCTTTATATGGGGGAGAAGATTTTGAACTCGTGCTGTGCTTACCCCCTTTAGTAGCGCGGGAGTTCGTAGAACGAGTTGGAAATGGAGCGGTAATTGTGGGGAGCTTAACAAAAAGCACCAGGGTTTGTCTAACTGACTCCACTGGTGCTTATGCTGACGAAGTGATCACTCAAAGTTTGAGTTTTCAGCATTTTTAA
- a CDS encoding ArsR/SmtB family transcription factor has protein sequence MKRAQPLPPEVLQQVAEYFSILSEPMRLKLLNLLRNGEKCVQELVDATSTSQANVSKHLKVMLQAGILSRRTEGTSAYYRVEDPLIFELCNLVCDRLAERIEEQARQFRSLSLHGKR, from the coding sequence ATGAAACGAGCGCAACCCTTACCCCCAGAGGTATTGCAACAAGTGGCGGAATATTTCAGTATTTTGAGTGAGCCCATGCGCTTGAAGCTCTTAAACTTACTCAGAAATGGTGAAAAATGTGTACAAGAGTTAGTGGATGCCACCTCCACCAGTCAGGCGAATGTCTCTAAACATCTGAAAGTTATGCTGCAAGCGGGAATCCTCAGTCGTCGCACGGAAGGCACTTCGGCTTATTATCGTGTGGAAGATCCGCTGATTTTCGAGCTGTGTAATCTCGTGTGCGATCGCCTTGCCGAGCGGATTGAAGAACAAGCGCGTCAATTCCGCTCTTTGAGCTTGCATGGAAAACGATAA
- the efp gene encoding elongation factor P produces the protein MISSNDFRTGVTIELDGVVWRVVEFLHVKPGKGSAFVRTKLKNVQNGSVIERTFRAAESVPQATLEKNTMQYTYREGEQLVFMDMGSYEETRLSEQQIGDRVKYLKEGMEVNVVRWGEQVLEVELPNSVVLEVTQTDPGIKGDTATGGTKPATVETGAEVMVPLFITIGERIKIDTRNDSYLGRES, from the coding sequence ATGATTTCCAGTAACGACTTTCGCACCGGCGTCACAATTGAATTAGATGGGGTTGTGTGGCGGGTGGTTGAATTCCTCCATGTCAAACCCGGTAAAGGCTCGGCCTTTGTTCGCACGAAATTAAAGAATGTCCAGAATGGCAGTGTGATTGAGCGCACGTTTCGTGCGGCAGAGAGCGTGCCACAAGCGACGTTAGAAAAAAATACGATGCAGTACACCTATAGAGAAGGTGAACAGTTAGTGTTTATGGATATGGGAAGCTATGAAGAGACCCGTTTGAGTGAACAGCAAATTGGCGATCGCGTCAAGTATCTCAAGGAAGGGATGGAAGTAAACGTCGTCCGTTGGGGCGAACAAGTGCTGGAAGTTGAACTGCCCAACTCGGTCGTTTTGGAAGTGACACAAACCGATCCGGGCATCAAAGGGGATACCGCAACGGGTGGAACTAAACCCGCGACGGTGGAAACTGGGGCTGAGGTGATGGTTCCCTTGTTCATAACGATCGGTGAACGGATTAAAATCGATACCCGCAACGATTCCTATCTGGGCCGAGAATCATAG
- a CDS encoding type I glyceraldehyde-3-phosphate dehydrogenase, with protein sequence MIRVAINGFGRIGRNFLRCWLTRSNSQLELVGVNDTSDPSTNAHLLKYDSMLGTLDADISADENSITVNGKTIKCVSDRNPLNLPWAAWGVDLVIESTGVFVTEEGASKHIQAGAKKVLITAPGKGSKVGTFVMGVNHDKYDPNEYDIISNASCTTNCLAPIVKVINDNFGIIKGMMTTTHSYTGDQRLLDASHRDVRRARAAALNIVPTSTGAAKAVALVIPEMSGKLNGIAMRVPTPNVSVVDFVAQVEKNTFAEQVNEVLEAAAKGPMKGILEYSDEPLVSSDYKGHDASSIVDASLTMVMDGNMVKIIGWYDNEWGYSQRVVDLAELVAQKW encoded by the coding sequence GTGATTAGAGTAGCGATTAACGGTTTTGGACGTATCGGACGCAACTTCCTGCGCTGCTGGTTAACCAGATCCAACAGCCAACTCGAACTGGTCGGTGTGAACGACACATCCGACCCAAGCACCAACGCCCATCTACTCAAATATGACTCCATGTTGGGAACGTTGGATGCTGACATTAGTGCCGATGAAAACTCCATTACTGTCAACGGCAAGACCATTAAATGTGTCTCCGATCGCAATCCCTTAAACTTGCCCTGGGCTGCTTGGGGAGTTGATTTGGTTATTGAATCCACCGGGGTCTTCGTAACCGAAGAAGGTGCCTCAAAGCATATTCAAGCAGGTGCAAAAAAGGTGTTGATTACTGCTCCTGGAAAAGGCAGCAAAGTTGGCACTTTTGTCATGGGAGTTAACCATGATAAGTACGACCCCAACGAGTACGACATCATCAGTAATGCCAGTTGTACAACGAACTGTTTGGCTCCGATCGTTAAGGTCATCAACGACAACTTTGGCATCATCAAAGGCATGATGACCACAACCCACAGCTACACTGGCGACCAACGGTTGCTGGATGCCAGCCACCGCGATGTGCGTCGGGCTCGTGCTGCTGCACTCAATATCGTCCCGACTTCCACTGGTGCAGCTAAAGCCGTGGCTTTAGTCATTCCAGAGATGTCCGGTAAGTTGAACGGCATCGCCATGCGTGTGCCAACACCGAACGTTTCGGTCGTAGATTTTGTGGCTCAAGTTGAGAAAAATACCTTTGCCGAACAAGTCAATGAAGTCTTAGAAGCAGCCGCTAAAGGTCCGATGAAAGGCATTTTGGAATACAGTGATGAACCTTTAGTTTCCTCTGACTATAAAGGTCATGATGCATCGTCTATTGTCGATGCCAGCTTGACGATGGTCATGGATGGAAACATGGTGAAAATCATCGGCTGGTACGATAATGAGTGGGGTTACTCTCAGCGTGTGGTTGACTTGGCCGAACTCGTCGCTCAAAAATGGTAA
- a CDS encoding Calx-beta domain-containing protein, with product MAPLLGSDKNDTLTGTPEIDSILGFSGDDILEGFDGDDRLNGNQGNDTVFGGNGNDIVRGGKDGDRLFGTLGDDTCFGDLGNDTLFGGDGNDFLIGDQGPEANFGGDGSDFLGGELGNDTLLGLAGEDSLDGGEGADELNGNRGNDTVIGGAGNDILRGGKDNDLVMGGLGDDRLYGDIGIDTLTGAEGNDTFFLRKNLGGTAIASADVITDFTDGIDKIALIEGLTFTDLELIQGTENNSSDVLLRDKSNGQFLAVLQSVDLGTLDAEDFINLATLNFSDSNFSVNEDGTTEAAVTVTRNGGEGTVGVTISASSNEAIALEDYDNTPVLINFAPGETQKTVTIPIVNDPQLESTESLYLTLLNPTGEAVIGIQNTAVLDIIDDDTQLPKLTFRNPNPTPGDNFGAELVPLGQNLFIGAPGKNSPNAVPGVVYWFDGTTGELLQTFNSPTSSVGDRFGISIAAQGNLVLIGAPRDATGGLGSGIAYLFDVDTGAVVQTLRSPSPNPGDSFGFSVAFIGNNLLIGDGGVASGNQSGSGAAYLFDPSGNLLQTFLNPEPYSLDGFGQEVAALGNNALIAAPFDDGNGFNSGRVYLLDPATGALLQTFNSPAPNQSDAFGVSLAPVGNRILVGAEGADLFSGAAYLIDGSTGEMLLSFSNPSSESYEGFGTSVAAIADNFLIGAPGVNPSTTNEGSAYLFDGTTGELVTTFRNPFPERTEGFGAAVTGIGDSMAIAAPGWIFGSDPGEVYLF from the coding sequence ATGGCTCCTCTATTGGGCAGTGACAAAAATGATACCTTGACAGGAACCCCAGAAATTGACTCTATTTTGGGGTTTTCTGGAGATGACATCCTCGAAGGTTTTGACGGGGACGATCGCCTGAATGGAAATCAGGGAAACGATACAGTTTTTGGCGGAAATGGCAATGATATTGTGCGCGGAGGCAAAGACGGCGATCGCCTCTTTGGAACCCTGGGAGACGATACCTGTTTCGGCGATCTGGGTAATGATACGTTGTTCGGAGGAGATGGCAACGATTTTCTGATTGGAGATCAAGGACCTGAAGCCAATTTTGGGGGTGATGGCAGTGATTTCCTAGGGGGCGAACTGGGTAATGACACCCTGTTAGGACTGGCGGGTGAAGATAGTTTGGATGGGGGTGAAGGTGCAGATGAACTAAATGGCAACCGAGGAAATGATACGGTAATCGGTGGTGCTGGAAATGATATCCTACGCGGGGGTAAAGACAATGACTTAGTGATGGGAGGATTAGGCGACGATCGCCTTTATGGGGATATTGGGATCGATACGTTAACCGGCGCTGAAGGCAATGATACCTTTTTCCTAAGAAAAAATCTGGGTGGGACAGCGATCGCCTCTGCCGATGTGATTACAGATTTTACCGATGGTATCGATAAAATTGCTCTCATTGAAGGTCTAACATTTACTGACCTTGAATTGATTCAAGGAACGGAAAATAATAGTTCAGATGTCCTGCTTCGAGATAAATCCAATGGGCAGTTTTTAGCCGTATTGCAGTCTGTTGACCTCGGCACTCTGGATGCAGAAGATTTTATCAATTTGGCAACCCTAAATTTTAGCGACAGCAATTTTAGCGTTAATGAGGATGGCACGACTGAAGCGGCAGTGACAGTAACCCGCAATGGTGGGGAGGGAACCGTAGGGGTGACGATTTCCGCGTCTAGTAATGAGGCGATCGCCCTAGAGGATTACGACAATACGCCTGTCTTAATTAATTTTGCACCGGGAGAAACCCAGAAAACGGTGACAATTCCCATTGTTAACGATCCGCAATTAGAATCGACTGAAAGCCTTTATTTAACGTTACTTAATCCCACGGGCGAAGCAGTCATCGGAATTCAAAATACAGCCGTTCTAGACATTATTGATGACGATACCCAGTTACCGAAATTGACCTTTCGGAACCCTAACCCCACCCCAGGGGATAATTTTGGTGCAGAACTGGTCCCATTGGGTCAGAACCTTTTCATTGGCGCACCGGGCAAGAATAGCCCGAATGCTGTTCCTGGGGTGGTTTATTGGTTTGATGGAACCACAGGAGAACTGTTACAAACCTTCAACAGTCCGACTTCTAGCGTGGGGGATCGCTTCGGAATCTCGATTGCAGCCCAGGGTAACCTTGTACTCATTGGGGCCCCCAGGGATGCAACGGGTGGTCTAGGTTCAGGAATTGCTTACCTGTTTGACGTGGATACAGGAGCAGTGGTGCAAACCCTGCGATCGCCATCTCCGAATCCTGGGGATTCCTTTGGGTTCTCTGTGGCGTTTATAGGCAATAATCTATTGATTGGTGACGGTGGGGTTGCCAGTGGTAATCAATCCGGAAGTGGTGCCGCGTATCTATTCGATCCCAGTGGTAATCTCCTCCAAACTTTCTTAAATCCAGAGCCTTATAGTTTAGATGGATTTGGTCAGGAAGTGGCAGCACTGGGTAATAATGCTTTAATTGCTGCACCGTTTGATGATGGGAATGGCTTTAATTCCGGTCGGGTCTATCTCTTGGATCCGGCAACGGGAGCATTGCTCCAAACCTTTAACAGTCCGGCTCCCAATCAGAGTGATGCCTTTGGTGTCTCTTTAGCACCAGTGGGTAACAGGATTTTAGTAGGTGCGGAGGGAGCTGATTTGTTTTCGGGAGCAGCCTATTTAATCGATGGCAGTACCGGGGAGATGCTCCTGAGCTTTTCTAACCCCTCATCAGAAAGCTACGAGGGGTTTGGGACTTCCGTAGCGGCGATCGCAGATAATTTCCTGATTGGCGCTCCTGGAGTTAATCCAAGTACCACGAACGAGGGATCCGCCTATCTGTTTGATGGCACTACTGGGGAACTGGTCACCACGTTCAGAAATCCTTTTCCAGAGCGAACCGAAGGGTTTGGCGCTGCAGTGACTGGGATCGGTGACAGCATGGCGATCGCCGCTCCAGGTTGGATCTTTGGCTCTGACCCTGGAGAGGTCTATTTGTTTTAA
- the accB gene encoding acetyl-CoA carboxylase biotin carboxyl carrier protein, which translates to MQLDLSQLSELLGAFNGTDISELILKSGDFELTLRKDRLIAERVGIPVDPGLILATEGTGAIAPSSPPVKPAIPTAPTSSGTPGPTEGNAPGGPSVAAPAPVTNDRKFLEVISPMVGTFYRSPSPDEPPFVAVGDRIKLGQTVCIIEAMKLMNEIEAEVSGQVVEILVENGTPVEYGQPLMRISPE; encoded by the coding sequence GTGCAACTGGATTTAAGCCAACTGAGTGAGCTGCTTGGGGCTTTCAATGGAACGGATATTTCTGAGCTGATTTTAAAAAGTGGCGATTTTGAGCTGACCCTACGCAAGGATAGGTTAATTGCCGAGCGGGTGGGGATCCCGGTTGATCCGGGGTTGATCCTGGCGACTGAGGGAACTGGGGCGATCGCCCCTTCAAGTCCCCCGGTTAAGCCTGCTATTCCGACAGCCCCTACCTCGTCGGGGACCCCTGGGCCGACGGAGGGGAATGCTCCTGGAGGTCCCAGTGTCGCTGCTCCGGCTCCAGTGACGAACGATCGCAAGTTTTTGGAGGTCATTTCCCCAATGGTGGGGACCTTCTATCGCTCTCCCTCTCCTGATGAACCGCCATTTGTCGCCGTGGGCGATCGCATCAAACTCGGCCAAACCGTCTGCATCATTGAGGCGATGAAGTTGATGAATGAAATCGAGGCTGAGGTTTCCGGACAAGTGGTGGAAATTTTGGTCGAAAATGGCACTCCGGTAGAATACGGTCAGCCTTTAATGCGGATTAGCCCCGAGTAA